One Kineococcus radiotolerans SRS30216 = ATCC BAA-149 DNA window includes the following coding sequences:
- a CDS encoding helix-turn-helix transcriptional regulator, whose product MDVVEMVRPPLVGGPTSSPPGGGADDARTRTRVRSAVAEFGPVHATRIAGLLGLTVAAVRRHLDAMVAEGVLELREPSPGQRRGRGRPAKEYVVGSAGHDALPAGYDDLALSALAYLAEVQGPAAVEDFAQRRFAALEQSLAGLQGSPAERVQALVAALAAQGYSASARPAGRGTAMEGLQLCQGHCPVQRVAEAFPQLCEAERRTFERVLGTRVQRLATLAHGDHVCTSFIPLDQLAPHHPDDQPHPHDRTVAPATGDHTPTEGRRL is encoded by the coding sequence ATGGATGTTGTGGAAATGGTGAGGCCACCCTTAGTCGGGGGCCCGACGAGCAGCCCGCCGGGTGGTGGCGCGGACGACGCGCGCACCCGGACGCGGGTGCGTTCCGCCGTCGCCGAGTTCGGTCCCGTCCACGCCACCCGCATCGCCGGGCTGCTCGGCCTCACCGTCGCCGCGGTCCGCCGCCACCTCGACGCCATGGTCGCCGAGGGGGTGCTCGAGCTGCGCGAACCGAGCCCCGGGCAGCGCCGCGGCCGCGGCCGCCCCGCCAAGGAGTACGTGGTCGGCTCCGCCGGCCACGACGCCCTGCCGGCCGGCTACGACGACCTCGCGCTCTCCGCCCTGGCCTACCTGGCCGAGGTGCAGGGCCCCGCGGCCGTCGAGGACTTCGCCCAGCGGCGCTTCGCCGCCCTGGAGCAGTCCCTCGCGGGGCTGCAGGGGTCCCCGGCCGAGCGGGTGCAGGCCCTGGTGGCGGCCCTCGCGGCGCAGGGGTACTCCGCCAGCGCCCGGCCCGCGGGCCGGGGAACAGCGATGGAGGGGCTCCAGTTGTGCCAGGGGCACTGCCCCGTGCAACGGGTGGCCGAGGCCTTCCCCCAGCTGTGCGAGGCCGAGCGGCGCACCTTCGAGCGCGTCCTCGGCACCCGGGTCCAGCGCCTGGCGACCCTCGCCCACGGCGACCACGTCTGCACCTCGTTCATCCCGCTCGACCAGCTCGCCCCGCACCACCCCGATGACCAGCCCCACCCGCACGACCGCACCGTGGCCCCCGCCACGGGGGACCACACGCCGACGGAAGGACGACGACTGTGA
- a CDS encoding metal-sulfur cluster assembly factor → MSETETPAAPASGPTPAALADVEEALRDVVDPELGINVVDLGLIYGLTVSDDNVATIDMTLTSAACPLTDVIEDQTAQALTDVVADHRINWVWMPPWGPEKITDDGRDQLRALGFNV, encoded by the coding sequence GTGAGCGAGACCGAGACCCCCGCCGCTCCCGCGAGCGGCCCGACGCCGGCGGCCCTCGCCGACGTCGAGGAGGCGCTGCGCGACGTCGTCGACCCCGAGCTCGGGATCAACGTCGTCGACCTGGGCCTCATCTACGGGTTGACCGTCTCCGACGACAACGTCGCGACGATCGACATGACGCTGACCAGCGCGGCCTGCCCGCTGACCGACGTCATCGAGGACCAGACCGCTCAGGCCCTCACCGACGTGGTGGCCGACCACCGCATCAACTGGGTGTGGATGCCGCCGTGGGGCCCGGAGAAGATCACCGACGACGGCCGCGACCAGTTGCGGGCGCTCGGGTTCAACGTCTGA
- a CDS encoding CbiQ family ECF transporter T component: MRPGARRGLGGPPPLLGIAEPGTSWLHRTRAGTKLAALAALGTLVGVLRLGVADAPAAVALLALAALVALLARLARLSRGLLAAQVRRAGWLLLALAVVQVWTAGPVRALGSVTGLLVCLWAATLVSATTPVPAVLAAVVVAARPLRRVGIDPDRLALGLTLTLTSIPVVGRLLAESREAAAARGLGGDPRALLVPTVVRTVAHAEALGEALAARGLD; this comes from the coding sequence GTGAGACCGGGCGCGCGGCGCGGGCTGGGCGGGCCCCCACCCCTGCTGGGCATCGCCGAGCCCGGGACCTCCTGGCTGCACCGGACCCGGGCCGGGACGAAGCTCGCGGCCCTGGCCGCGCTGGGCACCCTCGTGGGGGTGCTGCGCCTGGGGGTCGCCGACGCCCCCGCGGCGGTCGCGCTGCTCGCCCTGGCCGCGCTGGTGGCGCTGCTGGCCCGCCTCGCCCGCCTCAGCCGCGGCCTGCTGGCCGCGCAGGTGCGCCGGGCGGGGTGGCTGCTCCTCGCCCTGGCGGTGGTCCAGGTGTGGACCGCCGGGCCGGTGCGCGCGCTCGGCAGCGTGACCGGGCTGCTCGTGTGCCTGTGGGCGGCGACGCTGGTCAGCGCCACCACCCCCGTCCCGGCGGTCCTGGCGGCCGTGGTCGTCGCCGCCCGGCCGCTGCGCCGGGTCGGGATCGACCCCGACCGGCTCGCTCTGGGGCTGACCCTGACGCTGACGAGCATCCCCGTCGTGGGGCGCCTGCTGGCGGAGTCGCGGGAGGCGGCCGCGGCGCGGGGTCTGGGCGGGGACCCTCGGGCCCTGCTGGTCCCCACCGTGGTGCGCACCGTGGCCCACGCCGAGGCCCTCGGGGAGGCCCTGGCCGCGCGGGGGCTGGACTGA
- the sufC gene encoding Fe-S cluster assembly ATPase SufC, producing the protein MSTLEIRDLHVTVDEADGSVKEILRGVDLTIRSGEVHAVMGPNGSGKSTLAYSIAGHPKYTVTGGTVTLDGEDVLAMSVDERARAGMFLAMQYPVEVPGVTVSNFLRTAKTAIDGEAPKLRTWVKDVKQAMDDLKMDSSFAERNVNEHFSGGEKKRHEILQMELLKPKIAILDETDSGLDVDALKIVSEGVNRSLSTANPGVLLITHYTRILRYIKPDFVHVFVNGRVAEQGGPELADALEESGYDRFLAPA; encoded by the coding sequence ATGTCCACCCTGGAGATCCGCGACCTGCACGTGACGGTCGACGAAGCCGACGGCTCCGTGAAGGAGATCCTGCGCGGGGTCGACCTCACGATCCGCTCCGGTGAGGTCCACGCCGTCATGGGCCCCAACGGTTCCGGCAAGTCGACGCTGGCCTACTCCATCGCCGGCCACCCCAAGTACACCGTCACCGGCGGCACCGTCACCCTCGACGGTGAGGACGTCCTGGCGATGAGCGTCGACGAGCGCGCCCGCGCGGGGATGTTCCTGGCCATGCAGTACCCCGTGGAGGTCCCCGGGGTCACGGTGTCGAACTTCCTGCGCACCGCCAAGACCGCCATCGACGGCGAGGCGCCGAAGCTGCGCACCTGGGTCAAGGACGTCAAGCAGGCGATGGACGACCTGAAGATGGACTCCTCCTTCGCCGAGCGCAACGTCAACGAGCACTTCTCCGGCGGGGAGAAGAAGCGGCACGAGATCCTCCAGATGGAGCTGCTCAAGCCCAAGATCGCGATCCTCGACGAGACCGACTCCGGCCTCGACGTCGACGCCCTCAAGATCGTTTCCGAGGGCGTCAACCGCTCGCTGTCGACGGCCAACCCCGGCGTCCTGCTCATCACCCACTACACGCGGATCCTGCGCTACATCAAGCCGGACTTCGTGCACGTGTTCGTCAACGGCCGGGTGGCCGAGCAGGGTGGCCCCGAGCTGGCCGACGCCCTCGAGGAATCCGGTTACGACCGCTTCCTCGCCCCCGCCTGA
- a CDS encoding ABC transporter permease, translating to MTSTPPAPSPAGTPRALDFTPAGTATPWARRVLRQAGFETRVALRNGEQLLLTVLLPALVLVGVTRVTSLDLGPGNRPALALGGVVALAVVSTAFTGQAIGTGFDRRNGVLRLLATSPLARSGLLVGKVLSVLAVVVVQVVLLGAIALFLGWSPDAATLLAALPAVLLGVAAFTSLGLLLAGTVRAEGTLAVANFVWVLLLAGGGLVLPSPLGVVADVLPSGALGTAVREALATGTVAVVPLLVLAAWAVAAGLACARWFRWD from the coding sequence ATGACGAGCACACCCCCCGCCCCGAGCCCGGCGGGGACCCCGCGCGCGCTGGACTTCACCCCCGCCGGCACCGCGACGCCCTGGGCGCGGCGGGTGCTGCGCCAGGCCGGCTTCGAGACGCGGGTGGCCCTGCGCAACGGCGAGCAGCTGCTGCTGACCGTGCTGCTGCCCGCCCTGGTGCTCGTCGGGGTCACCCGCGTGACCTCCCTGGACCTGGGTCCCGGGAACCGCCCCGCGCTCGCCCTGGGCGGGGTCGTGGCCCTGGCCGTGGTCTCCACCGCCTTCACCGGGCAGGCCATCGGCACCGGGTTCGACCGCCGCAACGGCGTCCTGCGCCTGCTGGCCACCAGCCCGCTGGCCCGCTCGGGCCTGCTCGTGGGCAAGGTCCTCTCGGTGCTGGCCGTCGTCGTCGTGCAGGTCGTCCTGCTCGGGGCGATCGCGCTGTTCCTGGGCTGGTCCCCCGACGCCGCGACCCTGCTGGCGGCGCTGCCCGCCGTCCTGCTGGGCGTGGCGGCGTTCACGTCCCTGGGCCTGCTGCTGGCCGGCACCGTGCGCGCCGAGGGCACCCTCGCCGTGGCCAACTTCGTCTGGGTCCTGCTGCTCGCCGGCGGCGGGCTCGTGCTGCCCTCCCCCCTGGGCGTCGTCGCCGACGTCCTGCCCTCCGGAGCGCTGGGGACCGCCGTGCGCGAGGCCCTGGCCACCGGCACCGTCGCCGTCGTCCCGCTGCTCGTGCTCGCCGCCTGGGCCGTGGCCGCGGGCCTGGCCTGCGCCCGCTGGTTCCGCTGGGACTGA
- the sufB gene encoding Fe-S cluster assembly protein SufB, which translates to MGKYQYGWADSDLAGSTARRGLSEEVVRNISALKDEPEWMLALRLKALRLFGRKPMPNWGSDLSGIDFDNIKYFVRSTEKQATSWDELPEDIKATYDRLGIPEAEKQRLIAGVAAQYESEVVYHQIREDLEEKGVIFVDTDTGLREHEELFKEYFGTVIPVGDNKFASLNTAVWSGGSFIYVPKGVHVDIPLQAYFRINTENMGQFERTLIIADEGSYVHYVEGCTAPIYQSDSLHSAVVEIVVKKNARVRYTTIQNWSNNVYNLVTKRATAAEGATMEWVDGNIGSKVTMKYPAIYLMGEHAKGETLSIAMAGEGQHQDAGAKMVHAAPHTASSIVSKSIARGGGRTSYRGLIQVLEGAHHSASTVRCDALLVDTISRSDTYPYNDIREDDVVMGHEATVSKVSDDQLFYLMSRGMAEDEAMAMIVRGFIEPVARELPMEYALELNRLIELQMEGAVG; encoded by the coding sequence ATGGGCAAGTACCAGTACGGCTGGGCGGACTCCGACCTCGCCGGCTCCACCGCCCGCCGCGGCCTGTCCGAGGAGGTCGTGCGCAACATCTCGGCGCTGAAGGACGAGCCCGAGTGGATGCTCGCCCTGCGCCTGAAGGCGCTGCGCCTCTTCGGGCGCAAGCCCATGCCGAACTGGGGCTCGGACCTCAGCGGCATCGACTTCGACAACATCAAGTACTTCGTGCGCTCCACGGAGAAGCAAGCCACGAGCTGGGACGAGCTGCCCGAGGACATCAAGGCGACCTACGACCGCCTGGGCATCCCCGAGGCCGAGAAGCAGCGCCTCATCGCCGGGGTCGCCGCCCAGTACGAGTCCGAGGTCGTCTACCACCAGATCCGCGAGGACCTGGAGGAGAAGGGCGTCATCTTCGTCGACACCGACACCGGTCTGCGCGAGCACGAGGAGCTCTTCAAGGAGTACTTCGGCACCGTCATCCCGGTCGGCGACAACAAGTTCGCCTCCCTCAACACCGCGGTGTGGTCCGGCGGCTCGTTCATCTACGTGCCCAAGGGCGTCCACGTGGACATCCCGCTGCAGGCCTACTTCCGGATCAACACCGAGAACATGGGCCAGTTCGAGCGGACGCTGATCATCGCCGACGAGGGCTCCTACGTGCACTACGTCGAGGGCTGCACCGCGCCGATCTACCAGAGCGACTCGCTGCACTCCGCGGTCGTGGAGATCGTCGTGAAGAAGAACGCCCGCGTGCGCTACACGACCATCCAGAACTGGTCGAACAACGTGTACAACCTCGTCACCAAGCGCGCCACGGCCGCCGAGGGCGCGACGATGGAGTGGGTCGACGGCAACATCGGCTCCAAGGTCACGATGAAGTACCCGGCGATCTACCTCATGGGTGAGCACGCCAAGGGCGAGACGCTGTCCATCGCCATGGCCGGCGAGGGCCAGCACCAGGACGCGGGCGCGAAGATGGTCCACGCCGCCCCGCACACCGCGAGCTCCATCGTCTCCAAGTCGATCGCCCGCGGTGGTGGCCGCACCTCCTACCGCGGCCTCATCCAGGTGCTCGAGGGGGCCCACCACTCGGCCTCGACGGTGCGCTGCGACGCGCTGCTGGTCGACACCATCTCCCGCTCGGACACCTACCCCTACAACGACATCCGCGAGGACGACGTCGTCATGGGGCACGAGGCCACGGTCTCGAAGGTCTCCGACGACCAGCTCTTCTACCTCATGAGCCGCGGCATGGCCGAGGACGAGGCCATGGCGATGATCGTGCGCGGGTTCATCGAGCCCGTCGCGCGGGAGCTGCCCATGGAGTACGCGCTGGAACTGAACCGCCTGATCGAGCTGCAGATGGAAGGGGCCGTCGGCTGA
- a CDS encoding ABC transporter ATP-binding protein, translating to MAIGSPSPAALPGVRTDAAVEVTDLRKAYGGGPTVLDGLSFRAERGRVTALLGPNGAGKTTTVGICEGLRRPDSGTVRVLGLDPVADAARLRPRVGVMLQDGGLPSGVGALEALRHLAGLHTHPLNVDALAERLGLTSFARTRVRRLSGGQRQRLATACALVGRPELVFLDEPSAGLDPQARLAVWDVVREVRAAGVAVVLTTHLMEEAERLADEVVVVDHGRVVATGSPDALTRGPASLTFRSRPALDTRSLARALPVGAEVAEAEPGRYLVSGIEVDPRVVATVTNWCASHDVLAEGVGPVRRTLEDVFLDLTGRTLR from the coding sequence GTGGCGATCGGCTCCCCCTCACCCGCGGCCCTGCCCGGCGTCCGCACCGACGCGGCCGTCGAGGTGACGGACCTGCGCAAGGCCTACGGCGGCGGTCCCACCGTGCTCGACGGGTTGTCCTTCCGGGCCGAGCGCGGGCGGGTGACCGCGCTGCTGGGCCCCAACGGAGCCGGCAAGACCACGACCGTCGGGATCTGCGAGGGGCTGCGGCGCCCGGACTCCGGCACCGTGCGCGTGCTGGGCCTGGACCCCGTGGCCGACGCGGCCCGGCTGCGGCCCCGGGTCGGGGTGATGCTGCAGGACGGCGGCCTGCCCAGCGGGGTCGGCGCGCTGGAGGCGCTGCGCCACCTCGCCGGCCTGCACACCCACCCCCTCAACGTCGACGCGCTGGCCGAGCGCCTCGGGCTGACCTCCTTCGCCCGCACCCGGGTCCGCCGCCTCTCCGGTGGCCAGCGCCAGCGCCTGGCCACGGCCTGCGCGCTGGTCGGGCGCCCGGAGCTGGTGTTCCTCGACGAGCCCAGCGCCGGGCTGGACCCGCAGGCGCGGCTGGCGGTGTGGGACGTCGTGCGCGAGGTCCGCGCCGCCGGGGTCGCCGTCGTCCTCACGACCCACCTCATGGAGGAGGCCGAGCGCCTCGCCGACGAGGTCGTCGTCGTCGACCACGGCCGCGTCGTGGCCACCGGCTCCCCCGACGCGCTCACCCGCGGCCCGGCGTCGCTGACCTTCCGCTCCCGCCCGGCCCTGGACACGCGGTCCCTGGCCCGGGCGCTGCCGGTGGGCGCCGAGGTCGCCGAGGCCGAACCCGGGCGCTACCTGGTCAGCGGCATCGAGGTGGACCCGCGCGTGGTGGCCACCGTCACCAACTGGTGCGCCTCCCACGACGTCCTCGCCGAGGGCGTCGGGCCGGTGCGCCGCACGCTCGAGGACGTCTTCCTCGACCTGACCGGGAGGACCCTGCGATGA
- a CDS encoding heme o synthase codes for MTVADPRLTDAPAHSRTSLLGRRRGGRPPRFPRAAAYVALTKPRIVELLLITTIPVMLFAAGGLPSGWLILTTFVGGALAAGCANTLNCYFDRDIDALMKRTENRPLVTGEVSPRQALVFATVLGIASTAIFVAFVNVLSAALALGAILLYVVGYTLLLKRRTSQNIVWGGVAGCMQVLIGWTAVRDSLDWAPFVLFGVIFLWTPPHYWPLSVRYREDYANAGVPMLPVVAKPTTVSRQIVLYTIAMVLCSLLLVPLGGAGVVYGAAALVLGIGFLVQTIGLHRRATRFEVETGGRDAGTLEQLKRISPMGVFHGSITYLTLLSAAVAVDPFVRVGWPF; via the coding sequence GTGACCGTCGCCGACCCGCGTCTGACCGACGCCCCCGCGCACTCCCGGACCAGCCTGCTGGGCCGACGACGCGGAGGGCGTCCTCCGCGCTTCCCCCGGGCGGCCGCCTACGTCGCGCTCACCAAGCCGCGCATCGTCGAGCTGCTGCTCATCACCACCATCCCGGTCATGCTCTTCGCCGCCGGCGGGCTGCCCTCCGGGTGGCTCATCCTCACGACCTTCGTCGGGGGGGCGCTGGCCGCGGGCTGCGCCAACACCTTGAACTGCTACTTCGACCGCGACATCGACGCGCTGATGAAGCGCACCGAGAACCGCCCGCTGGTCACCGGGGAGGTCTCCCCGCGCCAGGCGCTGGTCTTCGCGACCGTCCTGGGGATCGCCTCCACGGCGATCTTCGTGGCGTTCGTCAACGTCCTCTCGGCGGCCCTGGCCCTCGGCGCGATCCTGCTCTACGTCGTGGGCTACACGCTGCTGCTCAAGCGGCGGACGTCCCAGAACATCGTCTGGGGCGGGGTGGCCGGCTGCATGCAGGTCCTCATCGGCTGGACCGCCGTGCGCGACTCGCTGGACTGGGCGCCGTTCGTGCTCTTCGGGGTGATCTTCCTCTGGACCCCGCCGCACTACTGGCCGCTGTCGGTGCGCTACCGCGAGGACTACGCCAACGCGGGGGTGCCGATGCTCCCCGTCGTGGCCAAGCCCACGACGGTGTCGCGCCAGATCGTCCTCTACACGATCGCGATGGTCCTCTGCTCGCTGCTGCTGGTCCCCCTCGGCGGCGCCGGGGTGGTCTACGGCGCCGCGGCGCTGGTCCTCGGGATCGGGTTCCTGGTGCAGACGATCGGGTTGCACCGCCGGGCCACGCGCTTCGAGGTCGAGACCGGCGGGCGCGACGCCGGGACGCTGGAGCAGCTCAAGCGGATCTCCCCCATGGGGGTCTTCCACGGCTCCATCACGTACCTGACGCTGCTGTCCGCCGCCGTGGCGGTGGACCCGTTCGTGCGGGTGGGCTGGCCGTTCTGA
- a CDS encoding energy-coupling factor ABC transporter ATP-binding protein, protein MIRLEGVRVHAGPRPVLHRLDLELDPATAPLTALIGPNGSGKSTLLRLLDGLVLPDAGRVTVDGLDPERQLKQLRRHVGFVFTDPDAQLVMPTAVEDVALSLRRSDLPRRRHDERARELLAEAGLGELADRSVREASSGQRQLLALTSVLATGPRVLLCDEPTTLLDLRTARRVGAVLRDPPAPVGQVLVATHDLDLAARADRVLWIQGGRVHADGAPGDVIAAYRAQA, encoded by the coding sequence GTGATCCGGCTCGAAGGGGTGCGCGTGCACGCGGGCCCGCGCCCGGTGCTGCACCGCCTCGACTTGGAGCTGGACCCGGCGACGGCCCCCCTCACCGCGCTCATCGGGCCCAACGGCTCGGGCAAGTCCACGCTGCTGCGGCTGCTGGACGGCCTGGTGCTGCCCGACGCCGGCCGGGTCACCGTCGACGGCCTCGACCCCGAGCGGCAGCTGAAGCAGCTGCGCCGCCACGTCGGCTTCGTCTTCACCGACCCCGACGCGCAGCTGGTGATGCCCACGGCCGTGGAGGACGTGGCCCTGTCGCTGCGCCGCAGCGACCTGCCCCGCCGCCGGCACGACGAGCGGGCCCGGGAGCTGCTGGCCGAGGCCGGGCTCGGCGAGCTGGCCGACCGCTCGGTGCGGGAGGCCTCCAGCGGGCAGCGTCAGCTCCTGGCGCTGACCTCTGTGCTGGCCACCGGGCCGCGGGTGCTGCTGTGCGACGAGCCCACCACCCTGCTGGACCTGCGCACGGCCCGCCGGGTGGGCGCGGTGCTGCGCGACCCGCCCGCGCCGGTGGGTCAGGTCCTCGTCGCCACCCACGACCTGGACCTCGCCGCCCGCGCCGACCGGGTGCTGTGGATCCAGGGAGGCCGGGTCCACGCCGACGGCGCGCCCGGGGACGTCATCGCCGCCTACCGGGCCCAGGCGTGA
- a CDS encoding biotin transporter BioY — MTPSTRRRPTPPAAGLRRPVERSGDLALVAVFAALVCALALTPGIPIGLLAIPITLQTLGIMLCGAVLGPWRGAAAAALYLLVGLAGVPVFAGGAAGLGVLAGPSAGFLLSYPFAALVVGFLARAGVRRGRGVAGLVAGTLLGGIGVVYAFGVPGMAWGGDLDLATAAKLCLGYLPGDLVKVVLAVLVAAPVHRAFPRLTAR, encoded by the coding sequence GTGACCCCGTCCACCCGCCGCCGCCCGACGCCGCCGGCCGCCGGCCTGCGCCGCCCCGTCGAGCGCTCCGGCGACCTCGCCCTGGTCGCCGTCTTCGCCGCCCTGGTCTGCGCCCTGGCCCTCACCCCGGGGATCCCGATCGGGCTGCTGGCCATCCCCATCACCCTGCAGACGCTGGGGATCATGCTCTGCGGCGCGGTGCTCGGTCCCTGGCGCGGGGCCGCGGCCGCCGCCCTGTACCTCCTCGTGGGCCTGGCGGGGGTCCCCGTCTTCGCCGGCGGGGCCGCCGGGCTGGGGGTCCTGGCCGGACCCAGCGCGGGCTTCCTGCTGTCCTACCCGTTCGCGGCCCTCGTCGTCGGGTTCCTCGCGCGCGCCGGGGTCCGCCGCGGCCGGGGCGTGGCGGGGCTGGTCGCGGGGACGCTGCTCGGCGGGATCGGCGTCGTCTACGCCTTCGGCGTGCCGGGCATGGCCTGGGGCGGGGACCTGGACCTGGCCACCGCGGCGAAGCTCTGCCTGGGTTACCTGCCCGGCGACCTGGTCAAGGTCGTCCTCGCCGTGCTCGTCGCGGCCCCGGTGCACCGCGCGTTCCCGCGCCTGACCGCCCGCTGA
- the sufD gene encoding Fe-S cluster assembly protein SufD: protein MTAVDETTTDPGTDPTTTTPANTARAHSHGAGIVPEASRAERLTSFDVADFAVPTGREEEWKFSPLREFAPLFEVAEAGAGNSPVVEVSGPDVVEHRTGTLAEVGAGTAFVPGDRVAAAGWSSTGVAHLVRVPAEAELEAPVLVTVRGEAGRTTSGHLVVETGHHAKALVVLSHVGGGAHRGNVEVRAGDGSDLTVVTLQEWDADAVHVGQHDVRVGRDAQVRHIGVTLGGKAVRVSVNIGYAAPGGSATALGVYFAGAGQHSEHRQFVDHEAVSCKSYVEYKGALQGEGAHAVWIGDVLIRATAEGTETYELNRNLVLTDGARADSVPNLEIETGEIVGAGHASATGRFDDEQLFYLQSRGITEDEARRLVVRGFFASIVDKIGIPEISQRLMTTIETQLAQTPPAEEN from the coding sequence ATGACCGCCGTCGACGAGACGACCACCGACCCGGGCACCGACCCGACGACCACGACGCCGGCGAACACGGCCCGGGCCCACAGCCACGGCGCCGGGATCGTCCCGGAGGCCAGCCGCGCCGAGCGGCTGACGTCCTTCGACGTCGCCGACTTCGCGGTGCCCACCGGCCGGGAGGAGGAGTGGAAGTTCTCGCCGCTGCGCGAGTTCGCCCCCCTCTTCGAGGTCGCCGAGGCCGGGGCCGGCAACTCGCCCGTCGTCGAGGTCAGCGGGCCCGACGTCGTCGAGCACCGCACCGGCACCCTCGCCGAGGTCGGCGCGGGCACCGCGTTCGTGCCCGGCGACCGGGTCGCCGCCGCCGGCTGGAGCTCCACCGGGGTCGCGCACCTGGTCCGCGTGCCCGCCGAGGCCGAGCTCGAGGCCCCCGTGCTGGTGACGGTCCGCGGGGAGGCCGGGCGCACCACCTCCGGCCACCTCGTCGTCGAGACCGGCCACCACGCCAAGGCCCTCGTCGTGCTGTCCCACGTCGGCGGCGGCGCCCACCGCGGCAACGTCGAGGTGCGCGCCGGCGACGGGTCCGACCTCACGGTCGTCACCCTGCAGGAGTGGGACGCCGACGCCGTCCACGTCGGCCAGCACGACGTGCGGGTCGGGCGCGACGCCCAGGTCCGCCACATCGGCGTCACCCTGGGCGGCAAGGCCGTCCGCGTCTCGGTGAACATCGGCTACGCCGCCCCCGGCGGCAGCGCGACCGCGCTCGGCGTCTACTTCGCCGGAGCCGGCCAGCACAGCGAGCACCGCCAGTTCGTCGACCACGAGGCCGTCAGCTGCAAGAGCTACGTCGAGTACAAGGGCGCGCTGCAGGGCGAGGGCGCGCACGCGGTGTGGATCGGCGACGTGCTCATCCGCGCCACCGCCGAGGGCACCGAGACCTACGAGCTGAACCGCAACCTCGTCCTCACCGACGGGGCGCGCGCGGACTCCGTGCCCAACCTCGAGATCGAGACCGGCGAGATCGTCGGCGCCGGTCACGCCTCGGCCACCGGCCGCTTCGACGACGAGCAGCTGTTCTACCTGCAGTCGCGCGGCATCACCGAGGACGAGGCGCGCCGGCTGGTGGTGCGCGGCTTCTTCGCCAGCATCGTCGACAAGATCGGGATCCCCGAGATCTCCCAGCGACTCATGACGACCATCGAGACCCAGCTCGCCCAGACCCCGCCTGCCGAGGAGAACTGA